The Gordonia sp. KTR9 genome contains a region encoding:
- a CDS encoding glucose 1-dehydrogenase → MKLFNGKVAVVTGAGSGIGEATAKKLAAEGASVVVADVSDRGGERVVEEIAAAGGLATFVRVDISNEVDVDRMITSAVESYGRLDMAVNNAGISHPPVRMHQVESTSFDAVLNVNLKGTWLCMRAEIAYFLDNGGGNIVNTTSITGLKAGPLQSVYSATKHAIVGLTRNAAVEYVKDDIRVNAVAPGPVWTPLMRAQPAEITDHYSARAPSGRMAETEEIADVIAWLLSDGSRHISGETVTIDLAGMQA, encoded by the coding sequence GTGAAATTGTTCAACGGCAAAGTAGCTGTCGTCACGGGGGCGGGTTCAGGAATCGGCGAAGCGACTGCTAAGAAGTTGGCTGCCGAGGGCGCGTCCGTTGTGGTCGCGGATGTGAGTGACCGAGGTGGTGAGCGTGTCGTGGAAGAGATCGCCGCGGCTGGTGGCCTGGCCACCTTTGTGCGTGTCGATATTTCGAACGAGGTCGATGTCGATAGGATGATCACCAGCGCGGTCGAGTCCTACGGAAGACTCGACATGGCTGTCAATAACGCAGGTATCAGCCATCCGCCAGTACGAATGCATCAGGTCGAGTCTACGAGCTTCGACGCTGTGCTCAACGTGAATCTGAAGGGGACCTGGTTATGTATGCGTGCCGAGATCGCTTATTTCCTTGACAACGGTGGCGGGAACATCGTCAACACGACCTCCATCACTGGTTTGAAAGCTGGTCCCCTTCAATCCGTCTACTCTGCGACGAAGCACGCCATTGTTGGGCTCACCCGCAATGCTGCGGTGGAATACGTTAAAGACGACATCCGCGTTAATGCAGTCGCGCCGGGTCCCGTCTGGACTCCGCTCATGCGCGCACAACCTGCGGAAATCACCGACCACTATTCCGCCCGTGCCCCGTCAGGGCGTATGGCGGAGACGGAGGAGATCGCCGATGTCATCGCTTGGTTGTTGAGCGACGGGTCGCGCCACATCAGTGGCGAAACCGTGACTATCGACCTCGCGGGCATGCAGGCCTGA
- a CDS encoding aldo/keto reductase — MQKRTLGQQGLTTSALGYGAMGINLAYGPSDEQEGVETIRRAFDLGVTFIDTAQLYGWGENEKVVGRAVKDFRDEVQIATKFGFTKEFGHDSRPENIRSVIDDSLRFLGTDHVDLFYQHRVDENVSIEDVAGTVKELIEAGKVKYFGMSEAGPETIRRAHAVQPVTALQTEYSLFERDVEALFPTLDELGIGFVPYSPLGRGFLTGTAKPANEYDESDMRRTDQRWQPGNFEKNVEATRQLNALAESKGGTVAQLALAWLLAQGEHIVPIPGTRNSARIAENAGATNFSLTHEDLDQIAKILPTGGYGARYSDAALPTWE; from the coding sequence ATGCAAAAGAGAACTCTCGGCCAGCAGGGCCTGACGACTTCCGCTCTCGGCTACGGCGCAATGGGCATCAATCTCGCCTACGGCCCCAGCGATGAGCAGGAAGGTGTTGAGACAATCCGTCGCGCTTTCGACCTGGGCGTGACCTTCATAGACACCGCCCAGTTGTACGGCTGGGGCGAAAACGAAAAAGTAGTAGGTCGAGCTGTCAAGGACTTCCGCGACGAGGTGCAGATCGCCACGAAGTTCGGCTTTACCAAGGAATTTGGTCACGACAGCCGCCCAGAGAACATCCGGTCCGTGATCGACGACAGCCTGCGCTTCCTCGGCACCGATCACGTCGACCTGTTCTACCAGCACCGCGTCGACGAGAACGTCTCCATCGAAGACGTCGCCGGCACCGTGAAAGAGCTGATCGAAGCCGGCAAGGTGAAGTACTTCGGGATGAGCGAAGCCGGCCCTGAGACGATCCGACGCGCACACGCAGTACAGCCGGTCACCGCACTGCAGACCGAGTACTCGCTGTTCGAACGCGACGTCGAAGCGCTGTTCCCGACCCTCGATGAGCTGGGCATCGGTTTCGTGCCGTACTCGCCCCTCGGGCGAGGCTTTCTCACCGGCACTGCAAAGCCCGCGAACGAGTACGACGAGTCCGACATGCGCCGCACGGATCAACGGTGGCAGCCGGGCAACTTCGAAAAGAACGTCGAAGCAACCCGCCAGCTCAACGCCTTGGCCGAATCCAAGGGCGGAACCGTAGCCCAACTCGCCCTCGCGTGGCTGCTCGCTCAGGGTGAGCACATCGTTCCCATTCCAGGCACCCGCAACTCCGCACGGATCGCCGAGAACGCAGGCGCAACCAACTTTTCGCTGACACACGAGGACCTAGACCAAATCGCCAAGATCCTGCCTACCGGCGGCTACGGAGCCCGCTACTCTGACGCCGCCCTCCCCACCTGGGAGTGA
- a CDS encoding TetR family transcriptional regulator — MNPPGAPPTGLRDLARSSVRDHLADQALRLFDERGFDATTIEDIAAAVGMSSRTFFRYFATKEDVVIGDPGPFGEVVRDAAAARPEAETTWVMLRHAFDPVADSAVVANESGLRKMRVMMGTASLRARSVEKHNVWAVLLEPVVIARLHGSEETKSYRARTLIQAAIACLDVALVEWTLRGGSVSLATLLDEAFTIVASNSL, encoded by the coding sequence ATGAACCCGCCCGGCGCGCCGCCTACAGGATTGAGGGATCTTGCGCGCTCATCGGTGCGGGACCATCTCGCGGACCAGGCGCTTCGCCTGTTCGACGAGCGCGGATTCGATGCCACGACGATCGAAGACATTGCCGCGGCCGTCGGAATGTCGTCTCGAACGTTTTTCCGCTACTTTGCGACCAAGGAAGACGTCGTGATTGGGGACCCTGGGCCGTTCGGCGAGGTGGTCCGCGATGCTGCGGCCGCGCGCCCTGAAGCCGAGACCACGTGGGTGATGCTGCGGCACGCCTTCGACCCGGTGGCAGACAGTGCGGTTGTCGCCAACGAGTCCGGGTTGCGCAAGATGCGGGTCATGATGGGCACCGCTTCACTGCGCGCACGCAGCGTCGAGAAGCATAACGTCTGGGCTGTGCTGCTCGAGCCGGTCGTCATCGCGCGTCTTCACGGCTCGGAGGAAACAAAGAGCTACCGGGCGCGGACCCTGATCCAGGCCGCAATCGCTTGCCTCGACGTCGCACTCGTTGAATGGACACTTCGCGGCGGGTCCGTTTCACTCGCGACGCTGCTGGATGAGGCCTTCACCATCGTCGCTAGCAACTCGTTGTAA